Within Pungitius pungitius chromosome 18, fPunPun2.1, whole genome shotgun sequence, the genomic segment AATATGAGAAGTGAGCTCAAATtggaattcatttttatttttcaacaaaagcCACTCCTCCCAATACCAGCACACAACACTTAAATGAGTATGTATACCTTAAAAAATCAGGGCGATAtgacagcacacacactcactgcacTTAAAAACTAGGAATGTGAACATGTATGCATTTGCATAGTTAGGTTTCAGCGTGTACCTATTCAAAAAGACATTTGTGTTTCTTATTCTAATACCTCTCTTCAGGTGTACTTTTATTCTTTCGGTGTGTTTCGTGAGGCAGGAATCCCAGAAAGTCACTTATGTTACGTCAACATGGTGCTCGGGCTGTTTGAGACTCGTTTCACTGATTTATATCTACCACAATCAGTGCATTTTGTGTATAACATCCCTTCAAACATGTTGTTGAAGATATCCTTTTATTCTGCTATTTCTTCTTGCGATTTAGGAAAacaattgtgaaaaaagtcgcCTCTGCTCTAACACATGCCTCCATATGTGATACCTTCTCCTAATGTACAGCTAGAGCTCCCCTCTGTGGTTAGATTCTGCAAATGTACTTTGATATTGCAGTTCATGATTGTTGACAAGCCATAAATTCCCCCTGATGAGAGGATACACAGTGAACGTCTGCCACACTGATCCTCCTCACTGACAGTCTGAGTCCCCACAAAACAAGACACTGTTAGCAGTATTTCTGCGTATTTTGATGGTCTAAAAAGGACCAGTGGTGACTGAAGACAACACAGATGAGTAAATGCAGCAGACCTTTTTATGTTCCTGGATGCCGTACTGCAGCATGTTCCTCATTTTTTGCCCTGGGACCAGGGATGTTTGTCACTCAACATCTGCTTTTCATTTCAGTATTCAACAACAGTTGCATCTTACTTTATCGTGTATCACTGTTTCTGACCCCCAGCTGGAGTATCTGCCCCTAATCCATCAGAAATAAAACCTGAGTCATTCACAGCGGCTGGAAACGCCTTTACCTGCACCATTAACTGAAAAGTCAAGACTTATGTCTTAGGTTTTGTATGTATGTGAACTGCTGAAACTTATGTTGTATTGTTGAAACTATGTAAACATGttccaaaaaaaacagtaaaacatgtAAGAATAAATGTTAGTATGACACAACAGAAGTCAAGCATAACTACACAGAATCTAATAAAGCGCCAGCTTCCCTGGTAAGTAAATGGAGCAAACGTGTAGAGCGAAATGAGGGTGAAAACCAAAagtgccccccctcccatgaAATCTGAGCCTGAAAAGGAAGGAAATGTttttatggggcgccgtttcTAAAATGTTGCTCATTCTAatatcctgcgcagttttcatacatttagcgttatcatatgaataaaaaaagcaggacaacattcacatgtcactttttcaaacatttagagacaaatttgtgtaaatacatgcaacaacttttccaagtacaatgtttgccagtaacacaaagttgttaaataatatgaatatttaatctaaatatacatgtaaatgttaaatgtaaatctaaatgtaaatgtaaatctaaatgtaaaggTACATATACACTGTACACAGGCACGTGCACAGACATTTTGGGGGGCAGGTGCTCAAACCGAAACAAAAGGGCGCTGCCCATCGCCAAAATTAttcaggaaaataaaaaaatattagttgtaaaataaataaataaataaaaacacagtagGATATTTTCCCTCTCCTTCTACTTTTTGAGTTACTCTTGGCATTATCCTGCAAATTTTGTAAATGAGATATTGCTTAATAATCAAGAGTAACAACAGACAGCATTACATTTGTCTAATTTGTTTAAAACTTTcgaaaaaacacataaaaggtTGCAAAGTGAAGCCTATTCATAATATGGTGACAAATAAAACACTATCTTCAGTATCGTCATCATCAGGATCCTGCATGTTGCCATGGATGGGCATGCAGATATAGTTTTATTAAAAGAATGCGTTTAGGATTTAATGTGCACGTTGTTGACGGTGCACCTTTAGGTGAACCCTAAAGACACGGTACGATTGGGTTATCTTCCATGAGTAAGCTGGGCCCGACTTTCATCAGGGAACTCCCGGCTATTACGCAGGCGGGTTGCCGCGCGGCGCATGTGCGCGCCTCTGATAACACAATCTACACGCACAACGCTGCACGTTGCGTGACAAAGAGGCTCGAAGCGGCTCCGTTTACATCAGCAACCAGCTAATAGCCACAGGGAGGAGTTGCAGCTTGCGTATGAAATAGCCACAAACACGCACGTCCACGCCTTCATACTTGGGGTGAAATTAGAGAAAGTGCTCAGTCGCAGACCGCAGTTGAGTTTAAGCTTTGCTTAAAATTTGAAGGGCGCCATGGACTCAGATCCCAGCGCCTCCTCGGATGCGCCCAAGGTGAAGAGGACCTTTGACCAAATGTGAGTCCATGTCATTATGGAATACACCGATTTACTCTGAAGTTACAGCTCTACTGCCTCTGGTACCCGCTTATAAGCTTTATTCACTAATCCGACACGTGTACAAGTTTTGTCTCATTGGTCTGAGAATCAAGGTATAAGGGAACAGGTGATTACAGAGAGGCTGGtacacaaaacacaccaaaaTATCCTCAGCAGTTCAGCGGCAACAAACCTCTAAGCAGGATCATTATTTACAGAAACCTTATATCATGGGCAGTTGGTGAATGGTGGGATGGATGGAGGCATGCAGACTGGAGGCGGTACACAGATCTGGGAGCAATGTTTGTACCGCGGGGAAAACTAACTTAGTCACGGAGATGCAACACGGACGTCTTCCCTTCAGGAGAAAACTGATGCAAACAAGTGCAACATACCAGTCCCGAACATACCTCACGGGTCTATGGCAATGAGCACTTTAGTCAGCGGACTTcatctttgtgttgtttttactcTCAGGGTGTTCGTCAACAGAAGTGTGACCATGGAAAACATCCAGTGTTATGGATTCGACATGGACTACACATTGGCAGGTAACAGAAAGACACAATTAGGAGGGATTAGATTCTCTGTTGTACACAATATTTTACTTCAGAATATTTTGGCTGCAAAAGGTTCACTGACTTTATGCTAAAGGTGctttgttatgtgtgtgtgtgtttgtgtgttgcagtgtATAAGTCTCCTGACTACGAGAGCCTTGGCTTTGAGATGATAAGAGACAGAATGGTGTCTGTTGGATACCCTCGCGAGCTTCTACGCTACACATACGACCCCAGCTTCCCCACGCGGTCAGTTTTTAATCTACTCTTATAACTAAGAAGTCCGCTACTAATGTGTGAGGTAtggcagaaaataaaatgaaaataaaaaaaaggcttttttctgtttcctgtcCAGTGAACACCATAGGAAGAAGACACAAATTGTTATATTATGCAAATGATGTAACTAAccaagtgtgtgttttccaaaaGACAACTGATTATTACACACTTAAGTTTCAGGATAAACCTCTTTATTTAACCTTCAATCGTTAGAAAGCGGGAAAACCagagaagacaaaaagaaaaacgtttgaTTATGAAAGTACAAGCTTTTTTCAAGaccttttcaaacaaaaatgccaAACTCAACATCAGCTTGGGCTTTACAAAATGATGATCATGTTTCACTATTTTAATCATTTGCCGCCAAGTATTGTCATTAGGTTGGttggtgaaataaaataatcacaaGCTGCTGAAATACACATTGTTTCACAGTTCTTCTTCAACTGTCAGTTGAAGTCATGATGAcccccttttatttattttctcttacgCCAGCGGTTTAGTGATCGACACCACATTTGGGAACCTCCTGAAGGTGGATTCAAATGGGAATATTTTGGTCTGCAGTCATGGCTTCCGCTTCCTGAAAGGGTAAAGTCTGAATATCTACACAATACAGCATAGACATGTTGAATCGAGGTTTTAACGTTGGACATCTCCACCTGTTGACTCGGGGGAGATTAGACAGAGACGAAAGTTCCCACTGAGACAACAAAACGAGATGTTCAATTGaatattgaatgaataaatgttatAGGTGACTTGAGGTAAGTTCAAAGACATGTGGATTTAGTGAATTGGAAGCTAAGTCAGGTGTGAGTAATGAAATCAGGGTTTACAATGATAGTTTAATTAAAACAGATTATCTGATTATCTGAGATTATCTGATTATGGGGGCAGATCAGCTGAATCATTGTGGTTTCActtgttttgaaaaaacagcagtggaCAATCAGGAGTTTATGTAATtcggtgtgtttttattggattGATTCAGTCAGCTTGTGTTTATTGATCagtgttcatgtttgtgttccCCAGAGGCGACATTCACAACTACTACCCCAACAAGTTCATCCAAAGAGATGACACCGACCGCTTCCACATTCTTAACACTCTCTTCAATCTTTCTGGTATGAAATGCACCTGAAGAAATCTTGACACAATATTACAATTTTGCTTCCGTACAATTCACTACCCGAAACTCTTGAGGattacaaacaaatgaaatactCATTCATCAGCAGTAAAAGGAAAGTATATACGTTTGCATTAATGATATCAGCAACTTTAAAGTGTAACTAACTGTGTTTTCGTTGCACTCTGCAGAGACTTACTTCTACACCTGCCTTATGGACTTCTTCACCCGATGCAACAGATACACAAAGTGAGTGGACTTGTTTACTCGCTAAAAGCTTGACCGTTCCTGACTTTTTCTAAACGGCCTCCAAATGAaccgctgctgctgttgtgtctctctcAGCCTCCCGAAAGGTTTCCAGCATGGCGACTTGTTCATGTCCTACAGAAGCATGTTCCAGGATGTTCGAGACACGATGGACTTCATTCATGACACGGtgaatttcatttgtttttttctcccctccgttattgttgttgttgtttgtgtgatcAGCCCCGGTCTCTAACCGTCACACGGTGTTCATGCGCTGTGAAGGGAATCCTGAAGGAACAAACAATCAAGAACTTGGAGAAATACATTATCAGAGATGTAAGTAAATTGGCAGAGTGTTGCACCGACTAAAAGTATGTTTAAATAACCAACTGACACCAAATGAATGTCTTATTTCACAGCCGAATCTCCCTGAGCTCTTGAGCCGGCTTAAAGCTGTGGCGAAAGTCTTCCTCGCCACCAACAGTGACTACAGCTACACCGAGGTGAGCTGCCCGACACTCCAACCCACCTGTTATATGAAAGCAAAGGAGCGACATTCAACATGATTTTCCACCTTCCTCTTCAAGGCCATTATGAACTACCTGCTGGAAAACAATCCCAAGGTGAGACAATTCGATCCTGTTCTTTGAATAACCATTGAACAATATTGAACACCATTGACCACCATTGAACACCATTGACTACCATTGAACACCATTGAACACCATTGACCACCATTGACCACCATTGAACACCATTGAACACCATTGAACATCATTGAACACCATTGAACACCATTGAACATCATTGAACACCATTGAACACCATTGAACAACTTTGAACACCATTGAACATCAGTCTCCTTCGCTATAGTCCGGAAGTGAGAAAAGGTCCTGGCGCTCCTTCTTCGACCTCATCGTGGTGGACACCAAAAAGCCTCTGTTCTTCGCCGAGGGGACAGTGCTGAGACAAGTGGACACGGTATGAGAACAAATAAAGAGTCATTTCAGTACATGTTCGATCCCTAAATCCACGGCGGGGCTTCACTAACGTCGCATTTTGGGAACGCAGGACACCGGGAAGCTTCGGATCGGGACGTACACGGGCGCCCTCCACGCTGGAACCGTCTACTCCGGAGGTGAGATTCAACTGTGTGTCATGAAATAACCCACAAAGCACATGCGACGTGAAATTGAGTACGTCCTCGTCTCGCAGGTTCCTCGGACGTCATCTGCGACCTGCTGGACGTCCGAGGCAAAGACATCCTCTACGTCGGCGACCACATCTTTGGCGACATCCTCAAATCGAAGAAGCGCCAGGGCTGGAGGACTTTCCTCGTCGTGCCGGAGCTCACCAAGGAGCTGCAGGTGTGGGACGAGAAGAAGAGTAAGAGAGAAGCAgatgggttgttgttgttgttgttgttgttgttgttggctaCTCAATGTCGATCTGTTCGAAACTCTTGGCGACTCTCTTGGTTTCGCAGGTCTGTTTGAGGAGCTGAAACGTCTCGACGTCTTCTTGGCGAAACTCTACAAGTGAGTTACTTAAACAGCACTTATTGGTCCCGATTCATCAGTTATATCAAAAGAATGAACTGTCTAATAATTTAAAACATTATACATTATCCTTTTTGGTCATTAGTTAAGTATGCTTCATCATTTGTAAATCATCACCTGTAGTGCATGaaacttttaaagaaaaacgcatcattatataaatagatactttaaatattgtatttacaATGTTATTGACATGAAATCCAGATGTAGTTGCTCACGTTTTGATCTATGACACATTTACACGAAGCAGACActgaattgtttttattattggcCGTCTGAAGGCAGCTGGACAGCGGAAGTCAAGACTGTCCCGACATCCGGACTATTCAGACGAGAATGAAGGTGAGCTCTCAAGACCCAACGCcattttaaagttatttcttcttttattcataGACACGGGGTTATTGAGAGACTTCAGGGGATTTACACACAGCTTCAGCACATCTACATTTCACTCAGACAAAGGTTTATCATCTATTAcagttctctctccctcccctttttGACCCCTTTTGAAAGCTCAAATCAATACATGAAAACTTAATTAGATTATTACCAACTTGTCATCACTGGTCCCTTCCTTTGTTCTCGtcctctccctccgtccctttctctctctctgcctccatgTCTGCAAAGTCTCCCAATACACTGTAGGTGAGTTTACCTGCAGTCAGTTTCCAGTGCAGAGGCTCAACGTCTGATACTTTTCATGTGTGTGGAGCAGAGTGTTGCCAGTTTACACTTCCAATTAATCCAATTGCTTACATGTGCATTCTTGCTCCAGGTTATTGTTGCTTGAATGTCTTATTTCAatgtaaattaatttaaaatgacgATGTGTAAAGCAGACAGTGCGTGCGTCATTCAGGAAACTTGCTCAGGACCGATAGATCACCCAGGGCTGGTTTTTGTGTCTCATTGCCATGAAACACCAGTGAAAGCATCAAAAGTGTGTTGCGCGTGTCCGCAGGTGCTGACCTACAGGATGGACATGTCCTACGGCCAGATGGGCAGCCTGTTGCGCAGCGGCGCCAGACAGACGCTGTTCGCCAGCCAGCTGATCCGTTACGCGG encodes:
- the nt5c2l1 gene encoding 5'-nucleotidase, cytosolic II, like 1 isoform X2, whose translation is MDSDPSASSDAPKVKRTFDQMVFVNRSVTMENIQCYGFDMDYTLAVYKSPDYESLGFEMIRDRMVSVGYPRELLRYTYDPSFPTRGLVIDTTFGNLLKVDSNGNILVCSHGFRFLKGGDIHNYYPNKFIQRDDTDRFHILNTLFNLSETYFYTCLMDFFTRCNRYTNLPKGFQHGDLFMSYRSMFQDVRDTMDFIHDTGILKEQTIKNLEKYIIRDPNLPELLSRLKAVAKVFLATNSDYSYTEAIMNYLLENNPKSGSEKRSWRSFFDLIVVDTKKPLFFAEGTVLRQVDTDTGKLRIGTYTGALHAGTVYSGGSSDVICDLLDVRGKDILYVGDHIFGDILKSKKRQGWRTFLVVPELTKELQVWDEKKSLFEELKRLDVFLAKLYKQLDSGSQDCPDIRTIQTRMKSPNTL
- the nt5c2l1 gene encoding 5'-nucleotidase, cytosolic II, like 1 isoform X1, which codes for MDSDPSASSDAPKVKRTFDQMVFVNRSVTMENIQCYGFDMDYTLAVYKSPDYESLGFEMIRDRMVSVGYPRELLRYTYDPSFPTRGLVIDTTFGNLLKVDSNGNILVCSHGFRFLKGGDIHNYYPNKFIQRDDTDRFHILNTLFNLSETYFYTCLMDFFTRCNRYTNLPKGFQHGDLFMSYRSMFQDVRDTMDFIHDTGILKEQTIKNLEKYIIRDPNLPELLSRLKAVAKVFLATNSDYSYTEAIMNYLLENNPKSGSEKRSWRSFFDLIVVDTKKPLFFAEGTVLRQVDTDTGKLRIGTYTGALHAGTVYSGGSSDVICDLLDVRGKDILYVGDHIFGDILKSKKRQGWRTFLVVPELTKELQVWDEKKSLFEELKRLDVFLAKLYKQLDSGSQDCPDIRTIQTRMKVLTYRMDMSYGQMGSLLRSGARQTLFASQLIRYADLYSSTCINLLHYPFNYLFMAPPVLMPHESAAQHAADFASAELARTNNVVMSRN